In the genome of bacterium, the window GCGAGCGGCCGCGCGGCGGCGGGCGCCGCCGCCGGGCCCGCGGCGGCCAGCGCGGCCAGGATCAGCGTCACCAGCACCGGGCGCATCAGCGACCTCCTTTGTCGCGGGTCCCGCGCGGCCGGCAGCCGCGCACCCCGTCCAGGAACAACCCGGCCAACTCCTCCACGCCGTCGGCGCCGGGAACACGCGCGCCCGCGCGCTCGAACAGCGCGCCCCAGAGCAGCGTCGAGACGAACAGCCCCAGCAGCGAGCGGGCCGCCAGCGCCGGGTCGACGGGGCGGAAGTCGCCGTTGGCGACGCGGCGCGCGATCTCCCCCTCTATCAGCCCCAGCACCGGCTCCACCACCGTCCGGAAGTACTCGCGCGCGAAGCGCTGATCGAACAGCGCCTCGCCGATCACCACCTTCAGCAGGGTCCGGTTGCGGCCGGCCAGCTCGAGGCGGTCGCGCAGGAACGCCCGCACCCAGTCGTCAGGCGGCACGTCTCCGAGACCCGCGAGCAGGTCGTCGGCCGAGCGGACGACCGCGCGGCGCACGAACGTCAGCAGGAGGTCCTCCTTGCCGCGGAAGTGGCGGTACATCGCCCCCTCGGAGACCCCGGCCGCCCGCGCGATCTGCCGCGTCGTGGTCCGCGCGAAGCCGCGCTCCGCGAACAGCCGCGACGCGACGGTGAGCAGCTGCTCTCGCCGCTGCTCAC includes:
- a CDS encoding TetR/AcrR family transcriptional regulator, with protein sequence MAHQAERPRRMTGEQRREQLLTVASRLFAERGFARTTTRQIARAAGVSEGAMYRHFRGKEDLLLTFVRRAVVRSADDLLAGLGDVPPDDWVRAFLRDRLELAGRNRTLLKVVIGEALFDQRFAREYFRTVVEPVLGLIEGEIARRVANGDFRPVDPALAARSLLGLFVSTLLWGALFERAGARVPGADGVEELAGLFLDGVRGCRPRGTRDKGGR